The following proteins are co-located in the Plasmodium brasilianum strain Bolivian I chromosome 11, whole genome shotgun sequence genome:
- a CDS encoding hypothetical protein (conserved Plasmodium protein), translating into MNDEEKILYKFIENKILLKEFCEEYVRIKNNEELLKQESNKIKLKNCELENEIEKYRDIMNNIEKNKNKEIENNNLEYDIKIKKFEKQIDFLNSCLNAEKESYNMKVKELICLKVENDKYKLQLNNKKENNVYDKENKINHNNVNVLNKIYTDINQKVDNMNKILNDTKNSRQCVELKLKDYEMLLNEYLKKITDLNLKYEKFYLLYKEAQFKNSVNKTKKKVLKHQIEELKNLNHILSNQIIALKNDINNIDGEKKQYYLLFRKAEKKNLLFYQKLKKKKIKTASSRSFSYDLCRLNYFSSNQLDEDDIDPIVYNSNNGNNSNESNSNNGNNSNESNSNNCNNNNNNSNNNNNNSNNNNNNNSNSNSSNSFKCTSIFLYKDNLPYTKNLRDFKITEKGEKTSSIYISKGVNKGILYRAEEFNIKKERKRKKILFYSDNDYDKRKKKRKKKIQF; encoded by the coding sequence ATGAACGATGAAGAAAAgattttgtataaatttatcgaaaataaaattcttctGAAAGAGTTTTGTGAAGAGTATgtgagaataaaaaataacgaaGAGTTACTTAAACAagaaagtaataaaataaaattaaaaaattgtgaactggaaaatgaaatagaaaaatacaGAGATATAATGAACAACAttgaaaagaacaaaaacaaagaaatagaaaataataatttggaatatgatataaaaataaaaaagtttgaaaaacaaatcgattttttaaattcttgtTTAAATGCAGAAAAAGAAAGCTATAATATGAAAGTAAAAGAATTGATATGTCTCAAAGtggaaaatgataaatacaaactgcaattaaataataaaaaggaaaataatgtatatgataaggaaaataaaataaaccataataatgtaaacgtgctaaataaaatatatacagataTTAATCAAAAAGTAGATAACATGAATAAAATCTTAAATGATACCAAGAATTCTAGACAATGTGTTGAacttaaattaaaagattatGAAATGCTACTAAacgaatatttaaaaaaaattacggatttaaatttaaagtatgaaaaattttatttattatataaagaagCTCAATTCAAAAATAGTGTTAacaaaactaaaaaaaaagtattaaagcatcaaatagaagaattaaaaaatttaaatcatatattatcAAATCAAATTAttgctttaaaaaatgatattaataatatagatGGGGAGAAGAAACAGTATTATCTATTGTTTAGAAAGgcggagaaaaaaaatttgttattttaccAAAaactaaagaaaaaaaaaattaaaactgcGAGTAGTCGATCTTTTTCATATGACTTGTGCAGGTTAAATTATTTCTCGTCTAATCAGCTGGATGAAGATGATATAGATCCAATTGTATACAACAGcaataatggtaataatagtaatgaaagtaatagcaataatggtaataacagtaatgaaagtaatagcaataattgtaataataataataataacagtaataataataataataacagtaataataataataataataacagtaatagtaatagtagtaacagTTTTAAGTGtacttctatttttttatataaagataatttGCCATATACGAAAAATTTGCGTGATTTCAAAATCACCgaaaaaggggaaaagaCCTCTTCTATTTACATAAGCAAAGGTGTCAATAAAGGAATCTTATATCGTGCAGaagaatttaatataaaaaaggagaggaagagaaaaaagattCTCTTTTACTCAGATAATGATTATgacaaaaggaaaaaaaagagaaaaaaaaaaattcagtTTTAA
- a CDS encoding glycosylphosphatidylinositol anchor attachment 1 protein: MGFSENPKFFILSKNILKRWRFIGIALSTVGFLYFCLFNKINKKAELDSRTFTQFPGNSVLNKTNEEIFNESSYYFDSYKYEGGEHIIDILYEYIKTISPFIETEKHKIEINENVEEYILISNVPCKFCNTLESLIVVINFDYKERKFFHSLSVGLTLMDHFSHCNYMSKDIIFLFTNKELLYSKGIQEFIQLFFYKNIKNRKTLVRSATIIEFDSIYPSHIQINYEGLNGMLPNQDLVLLLTNELSYYNIPIKVNPIHYVIFDMALEKNFEKGHSYFLRENVPAFTATGISKIPLKNKMLNLFNFTKAMQSFLRNQSNTHEAFCHSSTFYFFNTIKRQVPISIYCYSVYLICCYCILKLMKSSIFRNYINFIVGLNIYIITILIISLPIYLFSTNEKIYDLLNLEKRLPLCTEWHPDHFTLYIKIANYWSVIFFISVVVAFFFNYFISYVVNKYNNKIGYQKVQKIERVIILNEIKNLNNKVKNIIGVTPVYDDNNIYEQVIINSNDTKKLIKPKIIHSDDEMFLLEKKNNILIRELQDEIDKKEDMLEKLENENVKYIYKNSVAPYASLMSYMNVFYFIMVVVSSSLYNWSYSALFCVIFNERHKLTNTLMKLFEKVYKHLSKYKLSETKYFPDFLEFLCSNKIFDYLYLNKYYLNNQDIKFNYNYEIKNSVLLNLYNLSRNHYCIDITRPFLKRIEI, translated from the exons ATGGGTTTTTCAGAGAAtccaaaattttttatactctcaaaaaatattcttaaaagGTGGAGATTTATAGg AATTGCCCTATCCACAGTAGGcttcctttatttttgtctatttaataaaattaataaaaaggcCGAACTAGATTCACGTACTTTTACGCAGTTTCCCGGTAATTCCGTTTTAAATAAGACAAATgaagaaatttttaatgaaagtAGTTACTATTTTGACAGCTACAAATATGAAGGAGGAGAACATATAATAGACATATTGTATGAGTATATTAAAACGATTTCTCCTTTTATTGAAACGGAAAAACATAAGATAGAgattaatgaaaatgtaGAAGAGTACATATTGATAAGTAATGTACCTTGTAAGTTTTGTAATACTTTAGAAAGCTTAATAgttgtaataaattttgaCTACaaggaaagaaaatttttccaTTCCCTATCAGTTGGTTTAACTTTAATGGATCATTTTTCACATTGCAATTATATGAGTaaagatataatatttttatttacaaataaagagttattatattcaaaagGGATTCAAGAATTTATacagctttttttttataaaaatataaaaaacagaaaaacaCTTGTTAGGTCAGCAACAATAATAGAATTTGATTCCATTTATCCAtcacatatacaaataaattatgaaggCTTAAATGGGATGTTACCAAATCAGGATTTAGTTCTATTATTAACCAATGAATTATCCTATTATAACATTCCTATTAAAGTAAACCCAATCcattatgtaatttttgaTATGGCCTTGGAAAAAAACTTCGAAAAAGGTCATTCCTATTTTTTGAG gGAAAACGTTCCAGCCTTCACGGCAACAGGTATAAGTAAGattcctttaaaaaataaaatgctcaacctttttaattttacgaAAGCCATGCAGAGTTTTTTAAGAAATCAAAGTAACACACATGAAGCATTTTGCCATTCATcaactttttatttcttcaacACTATTAAGAGACAGGTACCTATTAGTATATACTGTTACAGTGTTTATTTGATATGCTGTTActgtattttaaaattaatgaaaagttCAATATTTCGGAATTATATTAACTTTATAGTAGGTTTgaacatatacattataactattttaattatttcattgccaatttatttgttttcaaCGAATGAAAAAATCTATGATTTGctaaatttagaaaaaagacTCCCCTTATGCACTGAATGGCATCCAGATCATTTTACActgtacataaaaatagcCAACTACTGGTcagttatttttttcatatcagTAGTGGTagcttttttctttaattattttatttcttacgtagttaataaatataataataaaattggtTATCAGAAAGTACAGAAAATCGAGAGAGTCATAATattaaacgaaataaaaaatttaaacaataaagtaaaaaatataattggtGTAACACCTGtttatgatgataataacatTTATGAACAAGTCATAATAAATTCGAATGAtacgaaaaaattaataaagcCCAAAATTATACATAGTGACGATGAAATGTTCTTActtgaaaagaaaaacaacaTTTTAATTAGAGAACTACAAGATGAAATAGACAAAAAGGAAGACATGTTAGAAAAGctggaaaatgaaaatgtaaaatatatttataaaaactcTGTAGCACCTTATGCTTCCCTGATGAGTTATATGAACgttttttacttcattatGGTCGTTGTGTCATCATCa TTATATAACTGGTCATACTCAGCACTGTTCTGTGTCATATTT aATGAAAGGCacaaattaacaaatacGCTAATGAAGTTGTTTGAAAAAGTCTACAAACATTTAAGCAAGTATAAATTATCAGAAACGAAATACTTCCCGGATTTTTTGGAATTTCTTTGCtcaaacaaaatatttgactatttgtatttaaataaatattatttgaataatcAAGACATAAAATTCAATTATAACTACGAAATTAAAAACAGcgttttattaaatttgtaCAACCTATCCAGGAACCACTACTGCATAG ACATAACTAgaccatttttaaaaaggataGAGATATAA